The Gopherus evgoodei ecotype Sinaloan lineage chromosome 8, rGopEvg1_v1.p, whole genome shotgun sequence genome includes a region encoding these proteins:
- the LOC115655816 gene encoding LON peptidase N-terminal domain and RING finger protein 1-like isoform X2 yields the protein MDVFLCPSCRFVLREPVTVSCGHSFCKRCLGEPLPSRCLVCRGKLRLLGSRAVRCNVLLGGLLEKCLAREPRLARLQSHAQELLRSRDYRAALRAAQKGLELAPDDVLLRLCRSEAYVALQQYSEALEDLEVVCRSEPEECEGYFRKGKVLLELGEKSEALLQFHHCLTLNPSFPAAQHEVEKDPEKEMEDGKGEALSELNQLEPRSPLEPAWWPRRWKDSGTSAERQEGRSLGIGEETAADTAAAKSSHHHEPELRDLLSVSDLECSLCIRMFFEPVTTPCGHSFCKECLERCLDHRPNCPLCKQSLREYLKAGKYNPTVLLVEIMAATFPSQLADRKRVHEAEMAELSNLTRNIPIFVCTMSFPGISCPLHVFEPRYRLMMRRCQETGTKMFGMCMYETGKSFADYGCMLEIQRIEFLADGRSLVDTKGRHRFRVLRRGHRDGYNTADIEYLEDEKVEGEELAELQHLHECTYQQAQKFCEHGDAALRQILMHRGPLPEKEEDIQATKDGPAWCWWLISILPLDPSEQLRLFATTSLRARLTQLKHILTGILQRCDYGHQPADLRPRGRI from the exons ATGGACGTTTTCCTCTGCCCCTCGTGTCGGTTTGTCCTGCGGGAGCCGGTGACCGTCTCCTGCGGCCACTCCTTCTGCAAGCGGTGCCTGGGCGAGCCGCTGCCCTCCCGCTGCCTCGTGTgccgggggaaactgaggctcctgGGCTCGAGAGCCGTGCGCTGCAACGTCCTGCTGGGCGGCCTGCTGGAGAAGTGCCTGGCCCGGGAGCCCCGGCTGGCCCGGCTGCAAAGCCACGCGCAAGAGCTGCTCCGGAGCCGGGACTACAGGGCCGCGCTGAGGGCAGCCCAGAAGGGGCTCGAGCTGG CTCCTGATGATGTTTTGCTGAGGCTGTGCCGGTCGGAGGCGTATGTGGCCCTGCAGCAGTATTCAGAGGCGCTGGAGGATTTGGAGGTGGTGTGCCGGAGTGAGCCAGAAGAGTGCGAG GGCTATTTCAGGAAAGGGAAGGTGCTGCTGGAGTTGGGAGAGAAGTCCGAAGCCTTGCTGCAGTTCCACCACTGCCTTACGCTGAATCCCAGCTTCCCTGCTGCTCAGCACGAGGTGGAAAAG GATCCAGAGAAAGAGATGGAGGATGGGAAGGGGGAAGCTTTGTCTGAACTTAACCAGTTGGAGCCTCGAAGTCCCCTGGAGCCTGCCTGGTGGCCGAGGAGATGGAAAGACTCAGGGACTTCGGCAGAGAGGCAAGAGGGGAGATCATTAG GTATTGGGGAGGAAACAGCAgcagacacagcagcagcaaaatctAGCCATCATCACGAGCCAGAGCTTAGGGACCTACTGAGTGTGTCTGATCTGGAGTGCTCCCTCTGCATACG GATGTTCTTTGAGCCAGTGACCACACCCTGCGGCCACTCCTTCTGCAAGGAGTGCCTGGAGCGCTGTCTGGACCACAGGCCCAACTGCCCACTCTGCAAACAGAGCCTGAGAGAG TATTTGAAGGCCGGGAAGTACAATCCCACCGTGCTGCTGGTGGAGATCATGGCGGCCACCTTTCCCTCGCAGCTGGCAGACAGGAAACGGGTGCATGAGGCTGAGATGGCAGAGCTCTCAAA cctgacCAGGAACATCCCAATCTTCGTGTGCACCATGTCTTTCCCGGGCATCTCGTGCCCGCTGCACGTCTTTGAACCTCGCTACCGTCTCATGATGCGGAGGTGCCAGGAGACCGGCACGAAGATGTTTGGCATGTGTATGTATGAGACTGGGAAGAG TTTCGCGGACTACGGCTGCATGCTGGAGATTCAGCGCATAGAGTTCTTGGCCGATGGGCGATCCCTCGTGGACACGAAAGGAAGGCATCGGTTCCGGGTGCTGAGACGGGGACACAGAGATGGCTACAACACTGCTGATATCGAGTACCTGGAGGACGAGAAG GTGGAAGGGGAAGAGCTGGCTGAGCTGCAGCATCTGCACGAATGCACCTACCAGCAGGCACAGAAGTTTTGTGAACACGGGGATGCTGCCTTGAGGCAGATTCTGATGCACCGCGGACCCCTGCCTGAGAAGGAAGAGGACATCCAG GCCACCAAAGATGGACCAGCTTGGTGTTGGTGGCTTATTTCCATCTTGCCCCTGGACCCATCTGAGCAGCTCCGGCTCTTTGCCACCACCTCGCTGCGGGCCCGTCTCACTCAGCTGAAGCACATCCTGACTGGCATCCTGCAGCGCTGCGATTACGGCCACCAACCAGCAGACCTCCGCCCGAGAGGCAGGATCTAA
- the LOC115655816 gene encoding LON peptidase N-terminal domain and RING finger protein 3-like isoform X3, with translation MDVFLCPSCRFVLREPVTVSCGHSFCKRCLGEPLPSRCLVCRGKLRLLGSRAVRCNVLLGGLLEKCLAREPRLARLQSHAQELLRSRDYRAALRAAQKGLELAPDDVLLRLCRSEAYVALQQYSEALEDLEVVCRSEPEECEDPEKEMEDGKGEALSELNQLEPRSPLEPAWWPRRWKDSGTSAERQEGRSLGIGEETAADTAAAKSSHHHEPELRDLLSVSDLECSLCIRMFFEPVTTPCGHSFCKECLERCLDHRPNCPLCKQSLREYLKAGKYNPTVLLVEIMAATFPSQLADRKRVHEAEMAELSNLTRNIPIFVCTMSFPGISCPLHVFEPRYRLMMRRCQETGTKMFGMCMYETGKSFADYGCMLEIQRIEFLADGRSLVDTKGRHRFRVLRRGHRDGYNTADIEYLEDEKVEGEELAELQHLHECTYQQAQKFCEHGDAALRQILMHRGPLPEKEEDIQATKDGPAWCWWLISILPLDPSEQLRLFATTSLRARLTQLKHILTGILQRCDYGHQPADLRPRGRI, from the exons ATGGACGTTTTCCTCTGCCCCTCGTGTCGGTTTGTCCTGCGGGAGCCGGTGACCGTCTCCTGCGGCCACTCCTTCTGCAAGCGGTGCCTGGGCGAGCCGCTGCCCTCCCGCTGCCTCGTGTgccgggggaaactgaggctcctgGGCTCGAGAGCCGTGCGCTGCAACGTCCTGCTGGGCGGCCTGCTGGAGAAGTGCCTGGCCCGGGAGCCCCGGCTGGCCCGGCTGCAAAGCCACGCGCAAGAGCTGCTCCGGAGCCGGGACTACAGGGCCGCGCTGAGGGCAGCCCAGAAGGGGCTCGAGCTGG CTCCTGATGATGTTTTGCTGAGGCTGTGCCGGTCGGAGGCGTATGTGGCCCTGCAGCAGTATTCAGAGGCGCTGGAGGATTTGGAGGTGGTGTGCCGGAGTGAGCCAGAAGAGTGCGAG GATCCAGAGAAAGAGATGGAGGATGGGAAGGGGGAAGCTTTGTCTGAACTTAACCAGTTGGAGCCTCGAAGTCCCCTGGAGCCTGCCTGGTGGCCGAGGAGATGGAAAGACTCAGGGACTTCGGCAGAGAGGCAAGAGGGGAGATCATTAG GTATTGGGGAGGAAACAGCAgcagacacagcagcagcaaaatctAGCCATCATCACGAGCCAGAGCTTAGGGACCTACTGAGTGTGTCTGATCTGGAGTGCTCCCTCTGCATACG GATGTTCTTTGAGCCAGTGACCACACCCTGCGGCCACTCCTTCTGCAAGGAGTGCCTGGAGCGCTGTCTGGACCACAGGCCCAACTGCCCACTCTGCAAACAGAGCCTGAGAGAG TATTTGAAGGCCGGGAAGTACAATCCCACCGTGCTGCTGGTGGAGATCATGGCGGCCACCTTTCCCTCGCAGCTGGCAGACAGGAAACGGGTGCATGAGGCTGAGATGGCAGAGCTCTCAAA cctgacCAGGAACATCCCAATCTTCGTGTGCACCATGTCTTTCCCGGGCATCTCGTGCCCGCTGCACGTCTTTGAACCTCGCTACCGTCTCATGATGCGGAGGTGCCAGGAGACCGGCACGAAGATGTTTGGCATGTGTATGTATGAGACTGGGAAGAG TTTCGCGGACTACGGCTGCATGCTGGAGATTCAGCGCATAGAGTTCTTGGCCGATGGGCGATCCCTCGTGGACACGAAAGGAAGGCATCGGTTCCGGGTGCTGAGACGGGGACACAGAGATGGCTACAACACTGCTGATATCGAGTACCTGGAGGACGAGAAG GTGGAAGGGGAAGAGCTGGCTGAGCTGCAGCATCTGCACGAATGCACCTACCAGCAGGCACAGAAGTTTTGTGAACACGGGGATGCTGCCTTGAGGCAGATTCTGATGCACCGCGGACCCCTGCCTGAGAAGGAAGAGGACATCCAG GCCACCAAAGATGGACCAGCTTGGTGTTGGTGGCTTATTTCCATCTTGCCCCTGGACCCATCTGAGCAGCTCCGGCTCTTTGCCACCACCTCGCTGCGGGCCCGTCTCACTCAGCTGAAGCACATCCTGACTGGCATCCTGCAGCGCTGCGATTACGGCCACCAACCAGCAGACCTCCGCCCGAGAGGCAGGATCTAA
- the LOC115655816 gene encoding LON peptidase N-terminal domain and RING finger protein 1-like isoform X1, whose translation MDVFLCPSCRFVLREPVTVSCGHSFCKRCLGEPLPSRCLVCRGKLRLLGSRAVRCNVLLGGLLEKCLAREPRLARLQSHAQELLRSRDYRAALRAAQKGLELAPDDVLLRLCRSEAYVALQQYSEALEDLEVVCRSEPEECEGYFRKGKVLLELGEKSEALLQFHHCLTLNPSFPAAQHEVEKILTQDDSPLPGTGVELLSAASLDFKSSSSGKEGAGPLLSPSSGGEYGQDPEKEMEDGKGEALSELNQLEPRSPLEPAWWPRRWKDSGTSAERQEGRSLGIGEETAADTAAAKSSHHHEPELRDLLSVSDLECSLCIRMFFEPVTTPCGHSFCKECLERCLDHRPNCPLCKQSLREYLKAGKYNPTVLLVEIMAATFPSQLADRKRVHEAEMAELSNLTRNIPIFVCTMSFPGISCPLHVFEPRYRLMMRRCQETGTKMFGMCMYETGKSFADYGCMLEIQRIEFLADGRSLVDTKGRHRFRVLRRGHRDGYNTADIEYLEDEKVEGEELAELQHLHECTYQQAQKFCEHGDAALRQILMHRGPLPEKEEDIQATKDGPAWCWWLISILPLDPSEQLRLFATTSLRARLTQLKHILTGILQRCDYGHQPADLRPRGRI comes from the exons ATGGACGTTTTCCTCTGCCCCTCGTGTCGGTTTGTCCTGCGGGAGCCGGTGACCGTCTCCTGCGGCCACTCCTTCTGCAAGCGGTGCCTGGGCGAGCCGCTGCCCTCCCGCTGCCTCGTGTgccgggggaaactgaggctcctgGGCTCGAGAGCCGTGCGCTGCAACGTCCTGCTGGGCGGCCTGCTGGAGAAGTGCCTGGCCCGGGAGCCCCGGCTGGCCCGGCTGCAAAGCCACGCGCAAGAGCTGCTCCGGAGCCGGGACTACAGGGCCGCGCTGAGGGCAGCCCAGAAGGGGCTCGAGCTGG CTCCTGATGATGTTTTGCTGAGGCTGTGCCGGTCGGAGGCGTATGTGGCCCTGCAGCAGTATTCAGAGGCGCTGGAGGATTTGGAGGTGGTGTGCCGGAGTGAGCCAGAAGAGTGCGAG GGCTATTTCAGGAAAGGGAAGGTGCTGCTGGAGTTGGGAGAGAAGTCCGAAGCCTTGCTGCAGTTCCACCACTGCCTTACGCTGAATCCCAGCTTCCCTGCTGCTCAGCACGAGGTGGAAAAG ATCCTCACACAGGATGACTCCCCACTGCCAGGCACGGGCGTGGAGCTACTGAGTGCAGCCAGCCTAGACTTTAAAAGCTCCAGCTCAGGAAAGGAAGGAGCAGGCCCTCTTCTAAGTCCCTCTTCCGGAGGAGAGTATGGGCAG GATCCAGAGAAAGAGATGGAGGATGGGAAGGGGGAAGCTTTGTCTGAACTTAACCAGTTGGAGCCTCGAAGTCCCCTGGAGCCTGCCTGGTGGCCGAGGAGATGGAAAGACTCAGGGACTTCGGCAGAGAGGCAAGAGGGGAGATCATTAG GTATTGGGGAGGAAACAGCAgcagacacagcagcagcaaaatctAGCCATCATCACGAGCCAGAGCTTAGGGACCTACTGAGTGTGTCTGATCTGGAGTGCTCCCTCTGCATACG GATGTTCTTTGAGCCAGTGACCACACCCTGCGGCCACTCCTTCTGCAAGGAGTGCCTGGAGCGCTGTCTGGACCACAGGCCCAACTGCCCACTCTGCAAACAGAGCCTGAGAGAG TATTTGAAGGCCGGGAAGTACAATCCCACCGTGCTGCTGGTGGAGATCATGGCGGCCACCTTTCCCTCGCAGCTGGCAGACAGGAAACGGGTGCATGAGGCTGAGATGGCAGAGCTCTCAAA cctgacCAGGAACATCCCAATCTTCGTGTGCACCATGTCTTTCCCGGGCATCTCGTGCCCGCTGCACGTCTTTGAACCTCGCTACCGTCTCATGATGCGGAGGTGCCAGGAGACCGGCACGAAGATGTTTGGCATGTGTATGTATGAGACTGGGAAGAG TTTCGCGGACTACGGCTGCATGCTGGAGATTCAGCGCATAGAGTTCTTGGCCGATGGGCGATCCCTCGTGGACACGAAAGGAAGGCATCGGTTCCGGGTGCTGAGACGGGGACACAGAGATGGCTACAACACTGCTGATATCGAGTACCTGGAGGACGAGAAG GTGGAAGGGGAAGAGCTGGCTGAGCTGCAGCATCTGCACGAATGCACCTACCAGCAGGCACAGAAGTTTTGTGAACACGGGGATGCTGCCTTGAGGCAGATTCTGATGCACCGCGGACCCCTGCCTGAGAAGGAAGAGGACATCCAG GCCACCAAAGATGGACCAGCTTGGTGTTGGTGGCTTATTTCCATCTTGCCCCTGGACCCATCTGAGCAGCTCCGGCTCTTTGCCACCACCTCGCTGCGGGCCCGTCTCACTCAGCTGAAGCACATCCTGACTGGCATCCTGCAGCGCTGCGATTACGGCCACCAACCAGCAGACCTCCGCCCGAGAGGCAGGATCTAA